Genomic DNA from Blastopirellula sediminis:
GTATCGCAGAATGCCCGCTTCGCCGTCGAGGTAGGTGATTTTGCTGGTGGTCGACCCCGTGTTTACGTAGCCGTCATCCAGGGTGATGAAACCGGTTTCAGCTCGTAACTTGCTGATGTCGACGGCGGTTTCGTTTTCCGTCCCCTCGACGATCGGCAATTCGATCTCGGCATCGCGTACGCGTAGATGGGCGACCTCAGTCATCGACGGCTCCTCTTCGTCATCAAAAGCGACGTGCGACGTCCGAAGGTCGGGTCGCATGGATGTGAAAGCATGGGGTGAGAAATACTCTACCCGATGGATGCGGTCGGCAAAATAGCCGAAGGCGCAATTCGCCCCCGCAGATGACCGCACTACCGCCAATTCTACATCCCTCCAACGTTCAAAACGAGGAGGGCAGATTGACGAAGATGGTATTAGCTTGGCTTATGCTGTCCGGACTAGCGGCGATCGGCCGGAGAAGGCGACGATGCGGTTTGGGAAGACTTTTCCTCGTCGAAGATCGTCCAAATTGGGGTCCGCTTGCGAACGCCGACGATATATTCGCGTTGCGCCTGATTGGCGCGCTCTCGCCGGATCTTTTCTTTAATTTCTAGTTGTGCGTCGCGGAACGGTTTCATCGAGTCCTCTTCCCGTTCCAGAACTCGCACAATGTGATACCCTTCGGCCGATTCGATAATTTGGCTCAGCCGGTTGGGCGGGAGCGAAAAGATAGCGGCGTCGATCGTTTCGTTCTTCAGGCTGCTGCGGGTGGTCCAGTCATATTGTCCCCCATCGGCTGCACGGAAGCCCTGGGAGTGCTTTTTGGCGACGGCGTCCAGCGGCGCCCCGCGGAGAACCTGGTTCCCCATGTCGGCGATCGCCTGTTCCGCTTCCGCTTTCGTCCCGAACTTGTCGAACCGGACCATCAGTTGCTCCCACCGGGCGCGAGCTGGCCGTTCGTATTCGGCGGCATGCTCGTGGTAGAAGTCGAGCATCTGCAGATGGGTGACTTCGGTATCCGGTTTGACGTGCGTTCGGAGCTGTTGTTGAGCGATAATTTGTTCGAGAAATAGCCGTTTCTTCTTTTCCAGCGACGAGCCTTCCCCTCGCAGGACGATGTCGAGTTCGGCCGGCGTGTGCACGCCGTACGTATCAAGGTCGTTCTGCATCTGGAATTCGGCGTACTGCGTATCGAGATGCGCCTGCATTTCTTTCAGCTTGTCTTGCGGGATCGTCCGGATGAAGTCTAGGTAGACCATCTTCGTGTCGATCAGACCCGGCAGCAGCTCACGCAGCGCCATCTGGCGTTGCTCTTCCAGCAGTTCTTCAGTGACTTGGGAGCGTTGCTCTTCCGGCAGCTCGGCCAGTCGTTTGGCGAGCGCTTGATTCACCGGGCCGAGAATATCGCCGGCCAGGATCGGCTGGCCCCCGACCAACGCAATGATGCGAGCTGGTTTGAAGAGCTTGTCATCCTCGGCGGCTGACGGCCCAGGGGCTGGCTCAGTCGCCTGCAGCGTCGCGGCGGGTTGTTCTTGTTCGCTGGCTACGGTACTTGTGGTCGGATAAGCGTTGGCGACCGGAGGAGCATAGGCGCCGGTCGCGTAGGTATTCGGATAGCTATTCGGAGTCGTCGCTTGCGGAGCCGGCGTAGCGGATGGCACGCGGTTCTGACTCGGCGCACCATACTGACCGTATTGGCTTGGTGGCGCCGTCGGTTGCACTCTCCCCTGCCATGGCTGATAGCCAGTCTGTGTCGGCGGGGTGGTGGCGACAGGTTGCTGTTGTTGCTGCTGTCCCCAGGCCGCGGCGCCTTGTTGATATTGCGGGCGCCAAGGCTGCGTCGTTGAGTTGGCGTAAGTGGTCGAGCTGGTCGGCGTCGTCGCGGCTGCGCCGCTTGGCTCGTCGCCAATTTGCGTCGTTACGGCGCGGGCAGTCGGCTGTTGGGTGTAGCCGGGAGTGCTATAGGGATTGCTCGGATAGGGAAGAGGCTTGGTCGCCGGCGTTGTCGTAGTGGTGCTCGGCATGTCGGCGACGCGATATTCTGGCGCACTACCTCCCCGATTTTTGAACGGATCGGTTGGCGTCGTCTCAGCCGATTCTTTTTTGCTCCAGGGAAGCCAGGACTGGAAGCCGCTCACCTGCGCATGAAGCTGCGCCGACTTGGCGCACCAAGGGAGCGAACCGAACGTCGACATTGCGAACGTCAGGAGGAAGATAAAGATCGAACTGCGGCGGATCAAGGAACCCTCCGTCCAGGCGACTATCTGGCCCGAGCGAGTTTTGGCTGGCTAACCTCAATAGGCAAATCTATTGAGGGGGCGCGATAATAGAGAGAGATTAACTAGGCCGCAAGATAGATTTCGCCGCGTTGATGACATCGTCGGCGTCCGGTTCGCTCGTCTTCAGTGGGACGTAGACGCTCTTGTCGTCCACGATCCGGAAATTGCGACCACGCATCCGTGCTAGCTGCTCGACGCGACCACGATCGGAGTATTGAAATACGAGGTATTCGTCTTCCAGGAAGATTGCGTTGATCTGCCAAAACGCAGCGTCGAGCTTGATTTCGGTCAGACGTAACATTCGCTCTACCGGATCTGGGAACGGCCCAAAACGGTCGAGCATCTCTTCCTTCAAATTCGCGATATCCTCGTCGCTAGCAACACGCGTCATGCGGCGATAGAGATCGATCTTCTGACGCATGTCGCTGATATAGGTGTCCGGCAGATAGGCTTCGCCCGGCAGGTCGACGTCGACGTCGATCGAGATCTTCGGCGGCATCCGCTTCATCCGCCGCACCGCCGTTTCCAGTAGCTGGCAATAAAGTTCGTACCCGACCATCGCAATGTGACCGCTTTGCTGAGTCCCCAGGATGTTGCCGGCGCCACGGATTTCCAGGTCGCGCATCGAAATCGCGAACCCGGCGCCCATGTGACTGAACTCTTCGATCGCATGCAGACGCTTGGCCGCAATCGGACTAAGATGTCGGCCTGGTTGCAGTAGCAAGTAGCAGTAAGCGCGGTGCTTATAGCGACCAACGCGACCGCGCAGCTGATGCAAGTCGGCCAAGCCGTATCGATCCGCCTCGTCGACGAAGATCGTGTTGGCGTTAGGGATGTCGAGCCCGCTCTCGACGATCGTCGTCGCTAGCAAGATGTCGAATTTCCCTTCCACGAAGTCAACCATCACCTGCTCGAGCGCCCCTTCGGCCATCTGACCATGTCCGATGCCGATTTTCGCTTCGGGGACGATGTGTTGCAGTTTGGCGGCGATCAGCTGGATATCTTGCACGCGGTTATGGACGAAGTAAACTTGCCCGCCGCGCGACAGTTCGCGCAGCACCGCATGGCGAATCAGTTCGTCTCCCCAACGCGAAACTTTCGTTTCGACTGCGACGCGATCTTGCGGCGCCGTTTCCAGATTCGAGATATCGCGGACGCCGACCAGCGACATGTGCAACGTGCGGGGAATTGGCGTCGCGGTCATCGTCAGAACGTCGACCGTGGTTCGCAGTTGTTTCAGTCGCTCTTTGATTTCGACGCCGAAGCGTTGCTCTTCGTCGATGATCACCAGGCCGAGATTTTGAAAGCTGACGTCCTTCGACGCCAACCGATGCGTGCCGACAACGATGTCGACCGATCCTGATTTCAGCCCACGGATCACATCGCGCTGTTCGGCGGCCGAAGCGAATCGGCTGAGCCGTGCGATCGTAAACGGAAACTCCGCCATCCGCTCGCGCAGGCTCTTGTAATGCTGTTCGGCCAGGATGGTGGTTGGAACGAGAATCGCGACCTGGTAGCCGTTGTCGACCGCCTTGAAGGCGCCCCGCATCGCGACTTCCGTCTTGCCAAACCCGACGTCGCCGCAGAGTAGGCGGTCCATCGGCCGCGGTTGTTCCATGTCGAACTTGATGTTGCCGATTGCGGTCAGCTGATCCTCGGTCTCTTCGTACGGGAACGAGAGGTCGAATTCGCGTTGCCAGAGGGTATCGGCCGAGAAGGCGATGCCGGGGCGGCTGCGACGCATCGCCTGAACTTCCAGCAGTTCGCCGGCCAGGTCATGAACCGCTTGTTCGACCGCTTTTTTCTGCTTCTGCCATGTGACGCCGCCGATTTTGGCCAACGGCGGTCGCGACTTCGACCCGCCGACATACTTTTGCACCAGGTCGACCTTGGAGGCCGGGACGTAGACCTTGGTGCCGCCATGGAATTCGATTTCGAGATGCTCTTCGACCTGCCGCTGCTTCTCAATCTTCTTCAGGCCGCGATAACGCCCGATTCCATGCGCAAGGTGAACGACGAGGTCGCCCTTGCGCAGG
This window encodes:
- a CDS encoding peptidylprolyl isomerase, which produces MIRRSSIFIFLLTFAMSTFGSLPWCAKSAQLHAQVSGFQSWLPWSKKESAETTPTDPFKNRGGSAPEYRVADMPSTTTTTPATKPLPYPSNPYSTPGYTQQPTARAVTTQIGDEPSGAAATTPTSSTTYANSTTQPWRPQYQQGAAAWGQQQQQQPVATTPPTQTGYQPWQGRVQPTAPPSQYGQYGAPSQNRVPSATPAPQATTPNSYPNTYATGAYAPPVANAYPTTSTVASEQEQPAATLQATEPAPGPSAAEDDKLFKPARIIALVGGQPILAGDILGPVNQALAKRLAELPEEQRSQVTEELLEEQRQMALRELLPGLIDTKMVYLDFIRTIPQDKLKEMQAHLDTQYAEFQMQNDLDTYGVHTPAELDIVLRGEGSSLEKKKRLFLEQIIAQQQLRTHVKPDTEVTHLQMLDFYHEHAAEYERPARARWEQLMVRFDKFGTKAEAEQAIADMGNQVLRGAPLDAVAKKHSQGFRAADGGQYDWTTRSSLKNETIDAAIFSLPPNRLSQIIESAEGYHIVRVLEREEDSMKPFRDAQLEIKEKIRRERANQAQREYIVGVRKRTPIWTIFDEEKSSQTASSPSPADRR
- the mfd gene encoding transcription-repair coupling factor; translation: MATGTSLESAAAQLRNLPQGLAQQTEFRELVTHVAAGRKGTIEGVWGSACALVAAAVEPDVAGPLLVVCPTLAEIDDVYDALRTFSGATISQFPAWESDRSERLLHDEIYGRRLRVLKQLTHGPAPKIIITSIESLLQPVPSAANVSANSRRVHVGDQLDLEELAQWLVRHKFHATSAVELPGEFSLRGGILDVFAPDWEQPARIELFGDEVESIRQFEIGSQRSLHPLDSAEITVLRYGKGQTGHFSDYLPTGSVCLLIELDRIKDSAEQYLDRLERVEDKFGLPETLQKLQPLGTLSLSGVASGHLDASLTLHFESVEQFSGEIERVRGELEALSNGQDVYIICQTEAEIERLSEIFQGGDLQQSGRLHFALGRLPQGFRYREESVVLVSGDQLFHRVRRQRPAARKLGKVIDSFLDLRKGDLVVHLAHGIGRYRGLKKIEKQRQVEEHLEIEFHGGTKVYVPASKVDLVQKYVGGSKSRPPLAKIGGVTWQKQKKAVEQAVHDLAGELLEVQAMRRSRPGIAFSADTLWQREFDLSFPYEETEDQLTAIGNIKFDMEQPRPMDRLLCGDVGFGKTEVAMRGAFKAVDNGYQVAILVPTTILAEQHYKSLRERMAEFPFTIARLSRFASAAEQRDVIRGLKSGSVDIVVGTHRLASKDVSFQNLGLVIIDEEQRFGVEIKERLKQLRTTVDVLTMTATPIPRTLHMSLVGVRDISNLETAPQDRVAVETKVSRWGDELIRHAVLRELSRGGQVYFVHNRVQDIQLIAAKLQHIVPEAKIGIGHGQMAEGALEQVMVDFVEGKFDILLATTIVESGLDIPNANTIFVDEADRYGLADLHQLRGRVGRYKHRAYCYLLLQPGRHLSPIAAKRLHAIEEFSHMGAGFAISMRDLEIRGAGNILGTQQSGHIAMVGYELYCQLLETAVRRMKRMPPKISIDVDVDLPGEAYLPDTYISDMRQKIDLYRRMTRVASDEDIANLKEEMLDRFGPFPDPVERMLRLTEIKLDAAFWQINAIFLEDEYLVFQYSDRGRVEQLARMRGRNFRIVDDKSVYVPLKTSEPDADDVINAAKSILRPS